The stretch of DNA GACGGCGGCGCCCCAGCGCTCCGCGATCCAGCGATCCTGCCGCCCCAGCCTGGCCGCGAGCGGGTCCGCCGTGAGTTCCGGGCCGGGATTCCGTGAATCGACGAGTTCGCCTACTGGCCGGTGTGCCACGGCACGCCTGGCGCGGGCCACTGCCCGCAGCGCCACCCCGACGTCGCAGGCGGCGCGCGCCTTCCGCGCCAGCCAGCGGATCACCCCGCCGAGGTGACCGTGTCCACGACGAGGCCTTCGATCGAGAGATCGGCCAGCAGTTCGCGGACGTGGCAGGTGACGTCGGTACGAGGCGCATCCGGCCATCGGGAGCGCACGGCCGCCACGAGGGAATCCTCGGTGTCGGCGCCGGCGGCAAGAGCCTGCCAGATCACCGTGCCGGTCTCGTTGAGGCCGAAGTAGACCTCGGTGGCCGGATGGACCAGGACACTGCCGTCTGGCAGGGCGCGGGCAACCACGTCGGGGTGCGGAACCGGAAGCGACATCGCTATGGCGGTAGGAATCGGCATCAACTGCCTGACGCGCGAGCGGCCCCGACGAAACGAGGTGGGCCGATCAATGTGCTCCAATCTCGCAGGGTCGGCCCCGAATCGGAACGAGCCGCTACAAATCGGTGACAGGAAACTGGGTACCGGGCTGAACACTTTCCATGGCTGCAGCGACCTGATCAGGGAGAGCGCGCCGGGATCGCGGCGGGGACCCCAGCCACCGGGCGTCCATCCTTCCAGACGTGGCGCACGCGCGAGACGGCGCCGATGTCGCGGGTCGGGTCG from Gemmatimonadaceae bacterium encodes:
- a CDS encoding PqqD family protein, which encodes MSLPVPHPDVVARALPDGSVLVHPATEVYFGLNETGTVIWQALAAGADTEDSLVAAVRSRWPDAPRTDVTCHVRELLADLSIEGLVVDTVTSAG